TCCAAGAAACTTAGTACAAGTTGGTACCAATCAGTCAATCAAACTGTGTGGTTTGATCTGAAGAAGACAAGCTGACGACGACGATCAGCTTACCACTGTGCCACGCTGCCAGTGCTCTGAATTCAGAAAACACAGCAATCTAACACAGCAAGAATGCTGTGTACTCTGAGAATGGCTGATCTTGGAAATGTGGCACATGAAAATCAACCGAATCAGCAAAAGAATCCAGGGGAGAAATGCAAATGCAAGGACATTGCTGATTAATTCCCTCGGATCTTGGATGAAGCATGGCAAAGTTCATTCAGTTCAACAGATTTTGCATTAGCAAGTTCAACCATTTTTCACATGAGATTAGCCTTGCGGCTTACATGTATCATCGACAACTCATCATATCCCTAGCAAAAAAAACAAGAGTAAATACTGCATTACCACTAGCTAGCTACAGAAGCTAGAGCTTAGATCTAGATGGAAAGAAGCTCAAATGGAGaagaacacaaaaaaaaagaagagggaaaaaaTAATATCCCCTAATTCCCACCAAACAGCAGGTGCTAAAAAAATTTGAGCTGCAGGAGAAAATGCGGCGAAATCCCCGTCCTACCCCCACCAACCCATTCGGAGGTGGAGTTAACCCTCCCTATGTACACACACCCACACAGGGGTAGGTCAGTAAAATGCCAGCAGCTAAAGCAATTGGgcgctgcggctgctgctgcggatTTACCGTTTCACCCTGGGGCAAATGACAACTATGCCCTCGATGGGTAAAGCGTAAATACCGCGAGCGAGAAGGGCAAAACGGGGAGACGgacggggaaggggaagaagggggggGTCTCTAGTAGTAGaccaggccgccgccgtcttcgtcgtcgtcgtcgccgtcgccggcggcggcggcggagaggcggaggaggagctggtgGAAGTCGGCGACGGGGCAGGGGATGCGGAGCGCGCCCGGGTGGCCGTAGCCGTACTCCTGGGCGGCCCGCCGGAGCAGCGCCGCGAACGCCGGCTGGCCGAGGAGGTCCGTCCGCACGGCGTAGCGCTCCACGGGcccgccctcctcgccgacgcACACCGGCACGTGCCCCTCCGGGACGCGCGCGCCGCACCCCAGCCGCCTCgcgccggcgagggaggaggaggaggacgcggacAGCTTCGCCGTCCGGTCAGCCCGGAGCGGCTggtacgcggcggcggcgcaggcgtcgGCCGCGGCGACGCGGGAGAGGCGCCTGAGGAGACGCTTCATGATGGCTGCTTCACGTCGAGGCTTGGcaatggcggcgccggcggcggaagcggaggcggcggaggtggtgggtTCTTGGAGAGGCGGAGGAGGGTACAGTTGAGAGGACGCAAGGTGTTTGTActggggtggtggtggccatggctCCTTCTTATATAACGGAAGATATGGGAGTTATGAGTTGCCAAAgtctttttgtgattttttttttggctattcctttcctcctctcctctctctctctctctctctccgggcCTTTACAAATTCTTTTGTCCAGAATGGGTTGTAGGATTATTAATTTTGTGCACCTGCTTTGGGGACAACTTCAGATTACCCAATGATGACATATTCTGTTCACCGTTCGTGGGAAATATGTATAACCGCTAGTTACGCACACGTGAAGATTATTGTATATAATTAAATCGCTAACGactaataaatatattttattggaTTAGTATCTCTTGAAATCAACCGTTGACTTTATTCTTCACCATTGCTCTAATATCCCTACATCAAGCAATTAAGCAATTAAATATACCTAATGGTTTTTTCAGCAAGAATTTTGTTTCAATAAAAACCtaatcaattattttttttaggtgGTAGAGGATTTATTGGTTTGGCTTTGTAAAAATGCACATAAACCTTGCCCATAACATTGATAGCATATTCAAGCTATCAAGACACATCCAATCTTCAGGTCAAATT
The Oryza sativa Japonica Group chromosome 6, ASM3414082v1 DNA segment above includes these coding regions:
- the LOC9271403 gene encoding auxin-responsive protein SAUR71 encodes the protein MKRLLRRLSRVAAADACAAAAYQPLRADRTAKLSASSSSSLAGARRLGCGARVPEGHVPVCVGEEGGPVERYAVRTDLLGQPAFAALLRRAAQEYGYGHPGALRIPCPVADFHQLLLRLSAAAAGDGDDDDEDGGGLVYY